A DNA window from Brenneria izadpanahii contains the following coding sequences:
- a CDS encoding class I SAM-dependent methyltransferase has protein sequence MNKPQNIYDDPVFFAKYKDLRRNDTGLNGDLEIPALRGLLPDLNGASVLDLGCGFGDFSRYAREKGAQDVTGVEISGKMLEEANRLTNDDRINYINAAIEDFKFENDRYHLVASSLALHYINDFNRICRNVFSCLKKGGYFVFSVEHPMCTAWPVGWLGSDENLFWPVRDYHDESVRHTKWFVDDVVKYHRTTQTYISDLIGCGFNICALKEPQPLPDAVKKRPELAVHNMRPPFLIISARK, from the coding sequence ATGAATAAGCCGCAAAATATTTATGATGATCCGGTGTTTTTTGCAAAATATAAGGATCTGCGCAGAAACGATACCGGCCTTAACGGCGATCTGGAAATTCCCGCGCTACGCGGGTTATTGCCCGATCTTAACGGGGCTAGCGTATTGGACCTGGGCTGCGGTTTTGGCGACTTTTCCCGCTATGCGAGGGAAAAAGGCGCGCAAGACGTTACTGGCGTTGAAATTTCCGGCAAAATGCTAGAAGAAGCCAATAGATTGACTAATGATGACCGTATTAATTATATCAATGCGGCCATAGAAGATTTTAAGTTTGAAAACGATCGCTATCACCTTGTCGCGTCATCGCTGGCGTTGCACTATATCAATGATTTTAATCGGATTTGCCGCAACGTTTTTTCCTGTTTAAAAAAAGGGGGATATTTTGTTTTCAGCGTTGAGCATCCTATGTGTACCGCCTGGCCCGTTGGTTGGTTAGGGAGCGATGAAAATTTATTTTGGCCCGTGCGTGATTACCATGACGAGTCAGTAAGGCACACTAAATGGTTTGTTGATGACGTGGTTAAATACCATCGGACTACGCAGACATACATCTCTGATTTAATTGGCTGTGGTTTTAACATATGCGCGCTTAAAGAGCCGCAGCCTCTGCCCGATGCGGTGAAAAAACGGCCGGAACTGGCGGTCCATAATATGAGGCCGCCATTTTTAATTATTAGCGCCAGAAAATAG
- a CDS encoding LysR family transcriptional regulator, with the protein MNWDNARYLLAVARTGSLRAAAAGLGVDQATVARRLRSLEQELNAPLFNRSPEGYRLTDSGKQLLPDIEQMEAAAATIERKSMGMNASLAGKVHIASTDSLARCFLLPALRELKQTSPNITVTLSTSPGVVDIRRGAADLAVRSARPTDSNLIIRRLATFQLGLYASEEYVSRRGRPISGNAFSGHDLVMFPQQAVPQYWQMLCGEPLTNGRIVLETPSQWMYIEALRQGQGIGMMAREIMRRCCPELVNVMPARSESADIWLVVNPDVWSAGRVQAAIAAITASFETK; encoded by the coding sequence ATGAACTGGGATAATGCCCGTTATTTACTAGCGGTCGCCCGCACCGGCAGTTTACGCGCCGCCGCCGCCGGTCTGGGCGTCGATCAGGCCACCGTGGCCCGCCGGCTGCGTTCGCTGGAACAGGAGCTGAACGCCCCGCTATTCAACCGTTCACCGGAAGGATACCGGCTGACCGATAGCGGAAAACAGCTACTGCCCGATATCGAACAAATGGAAGCGGCGGCGGCAACCATTGAACGAAAAAGCATGGGGATGAATGCGTCTCTAGCGGGCAAAGTACATATCGCCTCCACCGACTCGCTGGCCCGCTGTTTTTTGCTGCCGGCGCTGCGTGAACTCAAACAAACCAGTCCCAATATTACGGTAACGCTCTCCACTTCCCCCGGCGTGGTGGATATCCGGCGCGGCGCGGCCGATCTGGCGGTACGCAGCGCGCGTCCCACGGATAGCAACCTAATCATCCGCCGTCTGGCGACTTTTCAGCTTGGCCTGTATGCATCCGAGGAGTATGTCTCCCGGCGAGGCCGGCCAATATCCGGCAATGCGTTTTCCGGTCACGATCTGGTGATGTTTCCGCAGCAGGCGGTGCCGCAATACTGGCAAATGCTGTGCGGCGAACCCCTGACCAACGGACGTATCGTGCTGGAAACCCCCTCGCAGTGGATGTACATCGAAGCCCTTCGCCAAGGCCAGGGTATCGGCATGATGGCCAGGGAAATCATGCGAAGATGCTGTCCTGAACTGGTAAACGTCATGCCCGCGCGCAGCGAATCCGCCGATATCTGGCTGGTGGTCAATCCGGATGTCTGGTCCGCGGGCCGCGTTCAGGCGGCCATCGCGGCGATAACGGCATCCTTTGAAACAAAATAA
- a CDS encoding MFS transporter — translation MSRLCLATNKSRRIHILLTLCVGMFMAILDVNVINIATLNIQSEFHSSISALTWAVDAYNLTLSGLMLSAGTLADRYGARRMWLLGLMVFTGASAGCGISGSMPQLIVLRLIQGVGAALFIPASFSLLSAIWPDSLSRQRAIGLFGGMVSVAAAAGPVLGGVLVSYFSWRSIFLINLPIGLYGVLTGYRLLPCPPGNPGKGLDMAGQILAIVTLGCISYVLIQLPAQGWSHSLLPLITLVSLICAAGFIVAERRAVSPMLPLPLFRRRAFNLANLTGFSINVCYFGSLYALSLILQQHLRYTPLQTGLALLPLAVCLMIGNLSAGRLMSRWGVKKQMIAGLLLSGMGYAGMLGLDEQITFFVVMAMALLAGGVAFVVPPMTATVLSGATPDTAGTASAVHTAFRQIGSLMGIALAGLIFSLAASPLTLLMAISALIHVLLALAIAFRLRVDG, via the coding sequence ATGTCGCGGCTATGCTTGGCTACGAACAAATCGCGCCGGATTCATATCCTGCTGACGCTGTGCGTCGGGATGTTTATGGCGATCCTGGATGTTAATGTGATTAATATCGCCACGCTTAATATTCAGTCTGAGTTTCATTCATCGATTTCCGCGCTGACCTGGGCGGTGGACGCCTATAACCTGACGCTTTCCGGGCTGATGCTTTCGGCGGGTACTCTGGCCGATCGCTATGGCGCCCGGCGTATGTGGCTGCTGGGTTTGATGGTGTTTACCGGCGCGTCGGCCGGTTGCGGCATCAGCGGGTCAATGCCGCAATTAATTGTGCTGCGCCTGATTCAGGGGGTGGGCGCAGCGTTATTTATTCCGGCTTCATTCTCATTACTGTCGGCTATCTGGCCGGATAGTCTGTCGCGGCAGCGGGCGATCGGCCTGTTTGGCGGCATGGTGTCGGTTGCGGCGGCGGCGGGGCCGGTACTCGGCGGCGTTCTGGTCAGCTATTTCAGCTGGCGCAGTATCTTTCTGATTAATCTACCGATTGGCTTATACGGCGTACTGACCGGTTACCGTCTGCTGCCTTGTCCGCCGGGGAACCCGGGAAAAGGGCTGGATATGGCGGGACAGATTTTGGCGATCGTCACGCTAGGATGTATCAGCTATGTGCTGATACAGCTTCCGGCGCAGGGATGGTCGCATAGCCTGTTACCGCTTATTACGCTGGTTTCACTGATATGCGCAGCGGGATTTATCGTGGCGGAGCGGCGCGCCGTTTCCCCCATGCTGCCGCTACCCCTTTTTCGCCGCCGCGCGTTTAACCTCGCCAACCTCACCGGGTTTTCGATTAACGTCTGCTATTTCGGCAGCCTCTATGCCCTGAGCCTTATTCTGCAACAGCACCTGCGCTATACGCCTTTGCAGACCGGCCTCGCGTTGTTGCCGCTGGCGGTTTGCCTGATGATCGGCAATTTATCCGCTGGCCGGTTGATGTCGCGTTGGGGGGTAAAGAAACAGATGATCGCGGGGCTGCTGCTGAGTGGCATGGGCTATGCAGGGATGCTGGGGTTAGACGAACAGATAACGTTTTTTGTGGTGATGGCGATGGCGCTGCTTGCCGGCGGCGTGGCGTTTGTGGTGCCGCCAATGACGGCCACGGTCCTGTCTGGTGCGACGCCGGATACCGCCGGCACCGCATCGGCGGTCCATACCGCATTTCGTCAGATAGGGTCTTTAATGGGCATCGCTCTGGCCGGCCTGATATTTTCCCTGGCGGCCTCGCCGTTGACGCTGCTGATGGCGATATCGGCGCTGATCCACGTTCTGCTGGCGCTGGCGATTGCCTTTAGGCTGAGAGTCGATGGTTAA
- a CDS encoding GntR family transcriptional regulator has protein sequence MKESLYKRISRELVQNIASGQFPAGSLLPSELELCEQYQVSRHTVREALRDLTEQGLILRRKGIGTMVADRTANKGLNHPLACLEDLFFLAKNNLRVVKKIDEIVADYELSQVIGGAPGSRWLHIASIREDSEKKDEPICWTDSYASPRYSKIRQLVRSDPFALISDLIETHYGVQSEEVRQTISAVNIPARIARALGVENGSPALKIVRRYIDRNGETFETTVSIHPADRYTCSIVLKRQSNS, from the coding sequence ATGAAAGAGTCTTTGTATAAACGTATTTCACGTGAACTGGTGCAAAACATCGCGTCCGGCCAGTTTCCGGCCGGCTCGCTTCTGCCGTCCGAATTGGAATTGTGCGAGCAGTATCAGGTTAGCCGCCATACGGTACGCGAAGCATTGCGCGACTTAACCGAGCAGGGCTTGATTCTGCGGCGGAAAGGCATCGGCACCATGGTGGCCGATAGAACGGCAAACAAGGGGCTTAATCACCCGCTGGCATGTCTTGAAGATCTATTTTTCCTGGCTAAAAACAATCTGCGGGTAGTTAAAAAGATCGACGAAATCGTCGCGGATTATGAGCTTTCCCAGGTTATCGGCGGGGCGCCCGGATCGCGCTGGCTGCATATCGCCAGTATCCGTGAAGATAGCGAGAAAAAAGATGAGCCGATATGCTGGACCGACAGCTATGCGAGTCCGAGATACAGCAAGATTCGCCAACTGGTGAGAAGCGATCCGTTTGCGTTAATCAGCGATTTAATCGAAACGCACTACGGCGTGCAGAGCGAGGAGGTCAGGCAGACCATTTCGGCCGTCAATATTCCCGCCAGGATAGCCAGAGCGCTTGGCGTTGAAAACGGCTCGCCGGCCTTGAAAATCGTGCGGCGCTATATCGATCGCAACGGTGAAACGTTTGAAACCACGGTATCCATCCATCCCGCGGACCGTTACACCTGCTCTATCGTGCTCAAACGTCAGAGTAATAGCTAA
- a CDS encoding class-II fumarase/aspartase family protein: protein MASNVLDSILFRDSFGTPEMRAIFDDHELIRKYVEVEIALAKAQARCGVIPDAAAQEIAAKCDADALDFDLLRHETEIVGYPILPLVHQISKQAGESGGYVHWGATTQDIMDTAVVLQIRDAFELIKADIKTLRGTLADLARRYRNTPMAGRTHLQQALPVTFGYKAAIWLDMFDRHEERLQQASPRILVGEFAGAAGTLASLGDKGLEVQKAMMEELGLGVPVSTWHVARDGFAEAVNLLALITGSLGKIGYDVMLMASNEFGELYEPFVKGRGASSTMPQKRNPISSELMLACAKGVRQQAGLMLDAMVQDLERATGPWHAEWIAIPESFVLTAGALHQAKFMLSGLIVDEEAMARNLDMTKGLIVAEAVMMGLAPYIGRQDAHDIVYDACRIVNEKGGRLADVLNAMPSVSSRLDPELIEQLTNPANYLGMAPVMVDQVLKSSASRN, encoded by the coding sequence ATGGCCTCGAATGTACTTGATTCAATTTTATTTCGTGATTCTTTCGGCACACCGGAAATGCGCGCTATTTTTGACGACCACGAACTGATCCGCAAATACGTGGAAGTGGAAATCGCACTGGCCAAAGCTCAGGCGCGCTGCGGCGTTATCCCCGACGCTGCGGCCCAGGAAATCGCCGCCAAATGCGACGCCGACGCGCTTGATTTCGATCTGCTGCGTCACGAAACGGAAATCGTCGGTTATCCCATACTCCCGTTGGTTCATCAAATCTCTAAGCAGGCGGGTGAATCCGGTGGTTATGTCCATTGGGGCGCGACCACCCAAGACATCATGGATACCGCCGTGGTGCTGCAAATCCGCGACGCTTTTGAACTCATCAAGGCGGATATTAAAACGCTGCGCGGCACGTTAGCCGATCTGGCGCGGCGTTACCGGAATACGCCGATGGCGGGCCGCACCCATTTGCAGCAGGCATTGCCCGTGACATTCGGCTACAAGGCCGCGATCTGGCTCGATATGTTTGATCGTCATGAAGAGCGCCTGCAGCAAGCCAGCCCGCGTATTCTGGTCGGTGAATTCGCCGGAGCCGCCGGCACGCTGGCCTCCTTGGGCGATAAGGGGCTGGAAGTGCAAAAAGCCATGATGGAAGAACTCGGCCTGGGCGTACCGGTTTCAACCTGGCACGTTGCGCGCGACGGATTTGCCGAAGCGGTCAACTTATTGGCGTTAATCACCGGTTCTCTGGGCAAGATTGGGTATGACGTTATGCTGATGGCTTCCAACGAGTTTGGGGAGCTCTATGAGCCTTTCGTCAAAGGACGCGGCGCCAGCAGCACCATGCCGCAAAAGCGTAATCCTATTTCCAGCGAATTGATGCTGGCCTGCGCCAAAGGCGTGCGCCAACAGGCGGGCTTGATGCTGGATGCCATGGTGCAGGATTTGGAGCGCGCAACCGGCCCCTGGCATGCGGAATGGATCGCCATCCCTGAAAGTTTCGTGCTGACGGCCGGCGCGCTGCATCAGGCCAAGTTTATGTTGAGCGGACTGATCGTGGATGAAGAAGCGATGGCCAGAAACCTTGATATGACCAAGGGACTGATTGTCGCGGAAGCCGTGATGATGGGGCTGGCGCCTTATATCGGCCGTCAGGATGCGCACGATATCGTTTATGACGCTTGCCGCATTGTGAATGAGAAAGGCGGCCGCCTTGCCGATGTGCTGAATGCGATGCCCAGTGTTTCCAGCCGTCTTGATCCTGAATTAATTGAACAACTGACGAACCCGGCCAATTACCTCGGCATGGCGCCGGTCATGGTCGATCAGGTATTAAAAAGTTCGGCCAGCCGGAATTAA
- a CDS encoding DASS family sodium-coupled anion symporter, translating into MSSGSSTGKKVIAAIIPIAIGGIIWLCPIPEGLTPQAWHMFAIFAATIAAILTQPLPSGAVMLIALCVTIFTNTLTEAKALSGFSSGTVWLIFCAYVLSLGFVTSGLGNRIAYKMLSLFGGSSLGIAYSLGVSDLVMAPAMPSVTARSGGIIFPIARSINGVLGSAPGETGKKIGDFLTMVCFQFTPITGAIFLTGMAANPLVSSLAKNALDVEITWGGWFVAAVVPAMVCFCLMPLLLYKILNPELKHTPEAKEMGRRSLEALGPMTLVEKKVAFGFVLALIGWGTSLITGLSATSVGLGLAAYLFAVRAVDWRALLNDHAAWDTVIWFSVIISLAGGLSDLGFIKWMAAILGNSVHGFGAIQTFVLLGVLYIYVHYLFATASGHVAALYVPFAATAIAAGAPPMMVAICFGIFSNLMWSTTEYGGGPGPIYFAQGYFERARFYKINFLIVTVNVLLIFTVGLVWWKLLGYY; encoded by the coding sequence ATGTCATCTGGATCATCTACGGGGAAAAAGGTCATTGCCGCGATTATTCCTATCGCCATCGGCGGAATAATTTGGCTGTGTCCTATCCCGGAAGGTCTTACGCCTCAGGCATGGCATATGTTTGCTATTTTTGCCGCGACTATCGCGGCAATTCTGACACAGCCATTACCCTCCGGCGCGGTTATGTTAATTGCGCTTTGCGTGACGATTTTTACCAATACGCTAACGGAAGCGAAAGCATTATCCGGTTTTTCCAGCGGAACCGTGTGGTTGATATTTTGCGCCTATGTCCTTTCTCTTGGTTTCGTGACTTCCGGTTTGGGGAACCGAATCGCGTATAAGATGCTGTCGTTATTTGGCGGCAGTAGTCTTGGTATCGCCTATTCATTAGGCGTATCCGATTTGGTTATGGCGCCCGCCATGCCTTCGGTAACGGCGCGATCCGGCGGGATCATTTTTCCGATTGCGCGTTCGATTAATGGTGTTCTGGGATCCGCTCCGGGCGAAACCGGGAAGAAGATCGGTGATTTTCTTACCATGGTCTGCTTTCAGTTTACGCCGATCACCGGCGCCATCTTTCTGACGGGAATGGCGGCAAATCCGCTGGTCAGCAGTCTGGCAAAAAACGCTTTGGACGTGGAAATCACCTGGGGCGGCTGGTTTGTTGCTGCTGTCGTTCCCGCTATGGTTTGCTTCTGTCTGATGCCCCTGTTGTTGTATAAAATTCTCAATCCAGAGTTAAAGCATACTCCCGAAGCAAAAGAAATGGGCCGCCGTTCGCTGGAAGCGTTGGGGCCCATGACGCTGGTGGAGAAAAAAGTCGCATTCGGCTTTGTTCTCGCGTTGATTGGATGGGGAACCAGCCTGATAACCGGGTTATCCGCCACATCGGTTGGTCTGGGGCTTGCGGCCTATCTATTCGCGGTTCGCGCCGTTGACTGGAGAGCGTTGCTTAACGATCATGCCGCCTGGGATACCGTCATCTGGTTTAGCGTGATTATCAGTCTGGCCGGCGGCCTATCCGATCTGGGCTTTATTAAATGGATGGCCGCGATATTAGGCAACTCTGTTCATGGCTTCGGCGCGATACAAACGTTTGTGTTATTGGGGGTTTTGTATATTTATGTGCACTACCTTTTTGCCACCGCCTCCGGACATGTCGCGGCGCTGTATGTTCCTTTTGCCGCGACGGCAATCGCCGCAGGCGCTCCGCCGATGATGGTCGCCATCTGCTTCGGTATTTTTAGCAACCTGATGTGGAGTACGACGGAATACGGCGGAGGTCCGGGGCCGATTTATTTTGCTCAGGGATATTTTGAACGCGCGCGTTTCTATAAAATTAATTTTTTAATTGTCACCGTCAACGTCCTACTGATTTTCACCGTCGGCTTGGTATGGTGGAAATTACTCGGTTATTACTAA
- a CDS encoding DUF2058 domain-containing protein, whose product MTKLTLQEQMLKAGLVTSKKVAKVQRTAKKSRVQAREARAAVEENKKAQIERDKQLNEQQKQAALSKEYKAQVKQLIEMNRIDISKGDIGFNFTDNNLIKKIVVDKPTQAQLISGRLAIARLVVGNSGESEYVIIPASVADKIAQRDASSIVLNSALSQEEQDEDDPYADFKVPDDLMW is encoded by the coding sequence ATGACAAAACTCACCTTACAAGAGCAGATGCTAAAAGCTGGATTAGTGACCAGCAAAAAAGTGGCCAAGGTCCAAAGAACGGCTAAAAAATCACGCGTTCAGGCCCGTGAGGCAAGAGCGGCCGTGGAAGAAAATAAAAAAGCACAAATTGAGCGTGATAAACAGCTAAACGAACAACAGAAACAAGCTGCTTTATCTAAAGAGTATAAAGCTCAGGTGAAGCAGCTCATTGAAATGAACAGAATCGACATATCAAAAGGCGATATTGGTTTTAACTTCACAGATAATAATCTAATAAAAAAAATAGTTGTGGATAAGCCTACTCAGGCTCAACTGATTAGTGGTCGTCTCGCTATCGCCCGTTTGGTTGTTGGTAATAGCGGCGAGAGTGAATACGTGATTATCCCTGCGAGCGTAGCCGATAAAATTGCGCAGCGCGATGCGAGCAGTATTGTATTAAATAGTGCGCTTAGCCAGGAAGAGCAAGATGAAGACGATCCGTATGCCGATTTTAAAGTGCCCGATGATTTGATGTGGTAA
- a CDS encoding putative T6SS immunity periplasmic lipoprotein produces the protein MTILNKSVISLIILLSGCTLGDNLEHRYTKETLIPAHMRNSDVCLSLPIQSNETVVSAITYNIENPLEQVIFPSDKQPKSGLFCILPSEFKFKMGQKYLTQIEVNIRADGEDKKSTRKAYVSTFQVVLKGDSFNIIQTVHK, from the coding sequence ATGACCATTTTAAATAAATCCGTAATCTCATTAATCATCCTTCTGAGTGGTTGCACACTGGGTGACAACCTGGAGCATCGATATACTAAAGAAACATTAATTCCTGCTCACATGAGAAATAGCGATGTATGTCTTTCCTTACCAATACAAAGCAATGAGACTGTGGTATCAGCAATCACTTACAATATTGAAAACCCCTTAGAACAGGTCATTTTCCCCTCTGATAAGCAACCAAAATCTGGTCTTTTTTGCATTCTGCCTAGTGAATTTAAGTTTAAAATGGGCCAGAAGTATCTCACTCAGATCGAAGTGAATATAAGGGCAGATGGGGAGGATAAAAAATCCACACGAAAAGCATATGTCTCAACCTTCCAGGTCGTACTAAAAGGCGACAGCTTCAATATTATTCAAACGGTTCATAAATAA
- a CDS encoding RloB domain-containing protein, translated as MAKKKIVRRSIRKTLLLVGEGYAEKAFLSHMKSLFSNGTFKVSIVTAGGKGPEHVITHAISCKKCDGYDFVVVLLDTDLHWPPKYIQNALNAGINLIGSEPCLEGLLLDILGQGKVNSNKGCKELLHPLLSGPCTERDSYAELFTLEVLNESRIKKIKFIIEVLQGKEKKSLRI; from the coding sequence ATGGCAAAGAAGAAAATAGTACGCCGTTCTATCAGAAAAACTTTATTACTAGTTGGGGAGGGATATGCCGAAAAAGCTTTTCTTTCTCATATGAAATCTCTTTTCTCGAATGGTACATTTAAAGTTTCTATTGTAACCGCTGGCGGGAAAGGTCCTGAGCATGTAATCACACATGCAATATCATGTAAAAAATGTGATGGATACGATTTTGTCGTTGTTTTACTTGACACTGATCTTCATTGGCCCCCCAAATACATCCAAAACGCATTAAATGCAGGAATAAATCTGATTGGTTCCGAGCCGTGTTTGGAGGGTTTACTTTTGGACATATTAGGTCAGGGAAAAGTTAACTCCAATAAAGGTTGTAAAGAGTTGCTACATCCATTATTGTCTGGGCCATGTACTGAAAGAGATAGTTACGCAGAATTATTTACTTTAGAAGTATTAAACGAATCCAGAATTAAAAAAATTAAATTTATTATTGAGGTATTGCAAGGGAAAGAGAAAAAATCACTCAGGATATGA
- a CDS encoding AAA family ATPase → MIKWYRFKNFYSFKDEQLVDLTLKANSSVSSLDQPWLDTRITKVLAVMGANGSGKSNMLKPLAFLSWFCSESFKSMDNSDSLPIYPHICNKKEPSEIEICFVDNKTVEDKIHYVEFKYLLKFNKKRILHEELKYKSSRLFSSVFYRKYDESTNSYKVKSADNDFTLSELKTVPQNASAISYFRRKGNNIIANAMHYIFYSIENNLNVFGKSNFNYGKVLKATECYNEDPEVFAKAKKYLTRMDFGLDDIIIKTEDIIDKKTGESEKKVLPYGIHTHEGEKFEIPFIMESTGTQACYYFVYKLISALHYGGVAVIDELDSDLHPYMIRELMDMFANDGINKLSSQLIFSCHTAEVLKSLKKHNVYLVEKVNGISEAWRLDDIQGLRSQDNLYSKYITGALGGVPDINI, encoded by the coding sequence ATGATTAAATGGTATCGTTTCAAAAATTTTTACTCATTTAAGGATGAGCAGCTAGTTGACCTTACTTTGAAGGCTAACTCTTCTGTATCCTCATTAGACCAGCCTTGGCTCGATACTCGCATAACCAAAGTACTGGCTGTAATGGGTGCTAATGGCTCTGGTAAATCAAACATGCTTAAACCTTTAGCGTTCTTAAGCTGGTTTTGTAGTGAATCATTCAAATCAATGGATAATTCAGACTCTCTACCGATTTATCCGCATATTTGTAATAAAAAAGAACCATCAGAGATTGAAATATGCTTTGTTGACAATAAGACTGTTGAAGATAAAATACATTATGTTGAATTTAAGTATCTATTAAAATTCAATAAAAAAAGAATATTACATGAAGAATTAAAATATAAAAGCAGCAGGCTGTTTTCATCTGTTTTCTATAGAAAATACGATGAGTCCACTAATTCATATAAAGTCAAAAGTGCTGATAACGACTTCACTCTCAGTGAGTTAAAAACAGTACCGCAGAATGCCTCTGCTATTTCTTACTTTAGAAGAAAAGGCAACAACATTATAGCTAATGCTATGCATTATATTTTTTATAGCATAGAAAACAACTTGAACGTTTTTGGTAAATCCAATTTCAACTATGGAAAAGTCCTTAAAGCTACAGAGTGTTATAATGAGGACCCTGAAGTTTTCGCAAAGGCAAAAAAGTACTTAACGAGAATGGATTTTGGTCTAGATGACATAATAATAAAAACAGAAGACATAATTGATAAAAAAACAGGCGAAAGTGAAAAAAAGGTGCTTCCATATGGAATTCACACTCACGAGGGTGAAAAATTCGAGATACCATTTATCATGGAATCTACTGGCACTCAAGCATGCTATTACTTCGTTTATAAATTAATTTCGGCATTACATTATGGCGGTGTGGCTGTTATCGATGAACTTGATAGCGATCTACATCCGTACATGATTAGAGAATTAATGGATATGTTTGCTAATGATGGAATTAACAAGTTATCTTCGCAACTCATCTTTAGCTGCCATACAGCAGAGGTTTTAAAATCATTAAAAAAACATAATGTATATTTAGTCGAAAAAGTGAATGGCATCAGTGAAGCTTGGCGTCTGGATGATATACAAGGTTTGAGAAGCCAAGACAATCTTTATTCTAAATATATTACTGGTGCATTAGGTGGCGTGCCAGACATCAATATTTGA
- a CDS encoding helix-turn-helix domain-containing protein — translation MTNKIDMHPADIIASLHKKKITMAAVSRQAGLSSSTLANVLTRPWPKGEFLIAEALGIHPSEIWPSRYFDEEGNLIERHKQIRKRSA, via the coding sequence ATGACTAACAAAATTGATATGCATCCGGCAGACATAATTGCCTCGTTACACAAGAAAAAGATAACGATGGCAGCGGTATCCCGACAGGCAGGATTAAGCTCTTCAACTCTGGCGAACGTGCTTACCCGCCCGTGGCCGAAAGGCGAATTTCTGATCGCGGAGGCATTAGGTATTCATCCGTCGGAGATCTGGCCGAGCCGCTACTTCGATGAAGAAGGCAACCTGATTGAACGCCACAAGCAGATCAGAAAAAGATCCGCCTGA
- a CDS encoding helix-turn-helix domain-containing protein encodes MLPYRLKEARLKAGLSQQQLGVLAGIDEATASARMNQYERGVHTPDFELVCRLAAVLNTPASYFYTVEDDLAEIILTYASQKNTDAF; translated from the coding sequence ATGCTGCCATATCGTTTGAAGGAAGCCAGATTAAAAGCCGGTTTATCGCAGCAGCAGCTTGGTGTGCTCGCCGGTATCGATGAGGCGACGGCCAGCGCACGGATGAATCAATATGAGCGCGGCGTGCATACTCCTGATTTTGAACTGGTGTGCAGGTTAGCCGCTGTGTTGAATACCCCTGCCAGTTATTTTTACACTGTTGAAGATGATTTAGCGGAAATCATCCTTACTTACGCCAGCCAGAAAAATACCGACGCTTTTTAA
- a CDS encoding helix-turn-helix transcriptional regulator — protein MLPHRLKEARLRAGLSQQRLGVLAGIDEATASARMNQYERGVHTPDFDLACRLAAVLDVPACYFYTVEDDLAEIILNYHPTKK, from the coding sequence ATGCTGCCACATCGTTTAAAAGAAGCCAGACTAAGAGCGGGCCTGTCGCAACAGCGGCTTGGGGTTCTGGCGGGTATTGATGAAGCCACGGCCAGCGCGCGGATGAACCAATATGAGCGCGGTGTGCATACGCCTGATTTTGATCTTGCCTGCCGACTGGCGGCGGTGCTTGATGTTCCTGCCTGCTATTTTTATACCGTCGAAGACGATCTTGCCGAAATTATTCTGAATTATCACCCTACGAAAAAATAG